In Methanobacterium sp., one genomic interval encodes:
- a CDS encoding acetolactate synthase large subunit, which translates to MKGSQAIIKSLTDEGVDVVFGYPGGVLLPLYDVIYDSDLKHILVRHEQCAAHAADGYARASGKVGVCIGTSGPGATNLVTGIATAYMDSAPIVALAGQVGTSLIGNDAFQEVDTIGITMPISKHSYQAMESSEIPQMIRSSFYIARTGRPGPVVVDLPKDVQEGELDYPENITIDLPGYKPTKKGHPLQVKKAAELILKSKKPVILAGGGVIHSDSSEELQHLSEMIGAPVTTSLMGKGCFPEDHSLSLGMLGMHGRKASNMMVDECDCLIAVGCRFSDRTTGDVNKFAPNAKIIHIDVDPAEIGKNVAVNVPIVGDAKIILSHLLRIISQTKGINNHDWTDYVRTFRASCMPRLSFDDTPLKPQQVIKEISEAVTDDTIVTTDVGQNQMWMAHYFTSRNPRKFLSSGGLGTMGFGFPAAMGAKVAMPDNDVVAVCGDGGFLMVCQDLATVKEYDIPVVVCVLDNRYLGMVAQWQKLFYDERISQTKLNAMPDFVKLAEAFGVNAYRVERPGEMKETLQEALNSGEPTLIDVMIDPDEILPMVPPGCGLTEIVGEYKVERENPDEIPYRPSAQETGGD; encoded by the coding sequence ATGAAGGGCAGTCAAGCCATAATCAAGTCACTAACCGATGAGGGAGTGGACGTAGTCTTCGGATATCCTGGAGGAGTCCTGCTCCCCTTGTACGATGTAATCTACGATTCAGACCTCAAACACATACTGGTAAGGCACGAACAGTGTGCAGCCCACGCAGCAGACGGTTATGCTCGGGCTTCTGGCAAAGTAGGTGTATGTATAGGCACTTCCGGTCCTGGAGCCACCAATCTGGTGACCGGTATCGCCACTGCTTACATGGATTCCGCACCCATTGTGGCCCTGGCAGGACAGGTAGGTACTTCCTTGATTGGTAATGATGCCTTTCAGGAAGTAGACACCATAGGCATAACCATGCCCATTAGCAAACACAGTTACCAGGCCATGGAATCATCAGAAATACCCCAGATGATAAGATCATCATTTTACATAGCTCGAACTGGCAGACCCGGACCAGTAGTGGTGGATCTGCCTAAAGATGTCCAGGAAGGTGAGCTTGATTATCCTGAAAACATAACCATCGATCTGCCAGGATACAAACCCACCAAAAAAGGACATCCCCTGCAAGTTAAAAAAGCCGCCGAACTGATATTAAAATCTAAAAAACCAGTTATACTTGCTGGAGGTGGCGTAATCCACTCAGATTCATCAGAAGAACTGCAACATCTATCGGAAATGATTGGGGCACCAGTAACCACCAGTTTAATGGGTAAAGGATGCTTCCCTGAAGACCATTCCCTATCACTGGGAATGCTAGGAATGCACGGTCGAAAAGCATCCAACATGATGGTAGATGAGTGTGATTGTCTTATTGCAGTAGGTTGTCGGTTTTCAGACCGTACCACTGGAGATGTGAATAAATTCGCACCTAACGCTAAAATAATACACATTGACGTTGATCCTGCAGAGATTGGTAAGAACGTGGCAGTGAATGTCCCCATTGTAGGTGATGCTAAGATCATTCTATCCCATTTGTTACGGATCATATCCCAGACCAAGGGTATTAACAATCATGACTGGACAGATTACGTGAGAACCTTCCGTGCTAGTTGCATGCCCCGTCTTTCATTTGACGATACACCCCTGAAACCCCAACAGGTTATAAAAGAAATTTCTGAAGCAGTTACTGATGATACCATAGTCACCACTGATGTTGGTCAGAACCAGATGTGGATGGCCCATTACTTCACTTCCAGAAATCCGAGAAAATTCCTATCTTCCGGAGGTCTGGGAACCATGGGCTTCGGTTTCCCTGCTGCCATGGGCGCCAAAGTAGCCATGCCAGATAATGATGTGGTGGCTGTTTGCGGAGACGGCGGATTCTTAATGGTCTGCCAGGATCTGGCCACAGTCAAAGAGTATGATATTCCAGTTGTGGTCTGTGTCCTGGATAATCGCTATCTGGGAATGGTGGCCCAGTGGCAGAAATTATTCTATGATGAGCGAATCTCCCAGACCAAGCTCAACGCCATGCCCGACTTTGTTAAACTAGCCGAAGCATTCGGAGTGAACGCTTACCGAGTAGAACGTCCCGGTGAGATGAAAGAAACACTCCAAGAGGCTTTGAATTCAGGAGAACCCACCCTCATTGATGTGATGATCGATCCTGATGAGATCTTACCAATGGTACCCCCAGGATGTGGTCTCACTGAGATCGTTGGCGAATACAAGGTTGAAAGGGAAAATCCTGATGAGATACCATACCGGCCTTCTGCCCAGGAAACCGGAGGTGATTAA
- the ilvN gene encoding acetolactate synthase small subunit, whose amino-acid sequence MDEQRSHIISALVLHRPGVLQRVAGLFTRRGFNIDSITVGPSEQDEMARMTIISQGDDKILEQIIKQLNKIIEVIKVRDLDAEGTVIRELCLIKTHATSERSRSEIIQYANIFRGRIVDAGPENLTLEITGTPEKIDALIDLLRGFGIKEISRTGPTAISRGSKTI is encoded by the coding sequence ATGGATGAACAGAGAAGCCATATAATCAGCGCCCTAGTACTGCACCGTCCCGGTGTCTTGCAACGTGTTGCGGGTTTGTTCACCCGTAGGGGCTTTAACATTGACAGCATCACCGTGGGCCCATCAGAACAGGATGAAATGGCCCGTATGACCATCATCTCCCAGGGTGATGATAAAATCCTGGAACAGATAATCAAGCAACTCAATAAGATCATCGAGGTAATTAAGGTCAGGGACCTGGATGCAGAGGGAACTGTAATCCGGGAGTTGTGTCTCATCAAGACCCATGCCACATCAGAAAGATCCCGTTCTGAGATCATCCAGTACGCCAATATTTTCCGGGGCAGAATCGTTGATGCGGGACCCGAAAATCTCACCCTGGAGATCACCGGAACACCCGAGAAAATCGACGCACTCATTGACCTTTTAAGAGGCTTTGGTATAAAAGAAATCTCCAGAACTGGGCCAACCGCGATATCACGGGGTTCGAAGACCATATAA
- the ilvC gene encoding ketol-acid reductoisomerase, with protein MKIYYEKDVKIDALKDKTIAVIGYGSQGMAQARNMAESGLNVVVGLRKGGSSWQIAADHGMKVLTVEEAAEKADVIHVLIPDEIQADVYEKSIKPGLKEGNTLSFSHGYNIHYQYIKPPENVNVTMIAPKGPGSTVREQYLGGFGVPGLVAVQQDYTGDALQVALAMGQGSGLTRAGVLETTFKEETETDLFGEQAVLCGGATELIKAGFQTLVEAGYQPEVAYFETCHELKLIVDLIYKKGFAGMWNDVSNTAEFGGLTRRDRVITEESRKEMKEILKEIQNGKFAKEWALENQSGRPQLNRMRDMEDELEIEKQGKKLRKLCGLEE; from the coding sequence ATGAAGATTTATTATGAAAAAGACGTGAAGATAGATGCACTTAAGGATAAAACCATAGCAGTAATTGGATATGGAAGTCAAGGAATGGCTCAGGCCCGAAACATGGCCGAAAGTGGGTTAAATGTGGTGGTCGGACTCAGGAAAGGAGGAAGCTCCTGGCAAATCGCTGCTGATCATGGTATGAAGGTTTTAACTGTAGAAGAAGCTGCAGAAAAGGCAGATGTTATCCATGTACTCATTCCTGATGAGATACAGGCGGATGTTTATGAAAAATCAATTAAACCAGGATTAAAAGAAGGAAACACCCTGAGTTTCTCCCACGGATACAACATACACTACCAGTACATAAAACCACCGGAAAACGTTAACGTTACCATGATCGCGCCTAAAGGACCTGGTTCCACTGTACGTGAGCAGTACCTGGGCGGATTCGGTGTTCCTGGTCTGGTGGCAGTTCAGCAGGATTACACTGGCGATGCCCTCCAGGTAGCCCTGGCCATGGGACAGGGAAGTGGCCTCACCCGTGCTGGAGTTCTGGAAACCACCTTTAAAGAAGAAACTGAAACCGACCTCTTTGGTGAACAGGCAGTTCTCTGCGGAGGAGCAACCGAACTCATAAAAGCAGGGTTCCAAACCCTGGTGGAAGCTGGTTACCAACCAGAAGTGGCCTACTTTGAAACCTGCCACGAACTTAAACTCATCGTTGACCTCATATACAAGAAAGGATTTGCCGGAATGTGGAATGACGTGAGCAACACCGCAGAATTCGGAGGATTAACCAGAAGAGATAGAGTTATAACTGAGGAATCCCGTAAGGAAATGAAAGAAATCCTGAAAGAGATCCAGAACGGTAAATTCGCCAAAGAATGGGCTCTTGAGAACCAGTCCGGCCGTCCTCAGCTCAACCGGATGAGGGACATGGAAGACGAACTGGAAATTGAAAAACAGGGTAAAAAGCTCAGGAAACTCTGTGGACTGGAAGAATAA
- a CDS encoding methanogenesis marker 12 protein produces MVFVGMDHGTTGISFTVLRDPPEHLKIGRDEVSSGEVSAMEELSRIVDLDSIQLMAITYAMGDGISKITPLEQVKNRGILSIEGAGKVTGGGTAVYEEIEKSGIPTVLIPGLHQDTPSMDPCFRAAYSHHASAEKVSICYNAHLETGFKNFIVSDISSNTVSILLEDGKIRGAVDACLGSMGIVHGPLDLKMIRDIDDGLRTANQCFSRAGAVKVAGIDEKVAHAKDVLLEKYQEGDPQAELALETMLITIAMEIWGLAGIARNEMEGVVLTGSVGSMQDPFDFFGALKDEVENIGEVVMLPPTSGSVGSAQIAKAVFEGTVDILGIGVHSEQD; encoded by the coding sequence ATGGTATTTGTAGGAATGGATCACGGCACCACCGGTATTTCTTTTACAGTTTTACGCGACCCCCCAGAACATCTCAAGATAGGACGGGATGAAGTCTCCTCTGGTGAGGTTTCTGCAATGGAAGAGCTTTCTAGAATAGTTGATCTGGATTCAATCCAGCTGATGGCCATTACCTACGCTATGGGTGACGGTATCAGCAAAATAACACCCCTGGAACAGGTTAAAAATAGGGGTATTCTCTCTATTGAAGGCGCAGGGAAGGTTACCGGTGGTGGTACAGCTGTTTACGAGGAAATTGAAAAATCAGGAATTCCTACTGTTTTAATACCCGGGCTGCACCAGGATACCCCTTCCATGGACCCCTGTTTCCGGGCTGCTTATTCCCATCACGCCAGTGCAGAAAAGGTGAGCATATGCTACAACGCCCATCTGGAAACTGGTTTTAAGAATTTCATTGTATCGGATATCAGCTCCAACACAGTGAGCATTCTCCTGGAAGATGGGAAAATCAGGGGAGCTGTGGACGCCTGTCTTGGTTCCATGGGTATTGTTCATGGGCCTCTGGATTTGAAGATGATACGTGATATTGATGACGGTTTACGCACTGCCAACCAGTGTTTTTCTCGTGCTGGAGCAGTTAAAGTGGCGGGTATAGATGAGAAGGTGGCTCATGCCAAGGATGTGCTTCTAGAAAAGTACCAGGAGGGAGATCCCCAGGCCGAGCTGGCCCTGGAAACCATGCTCATAACCATAGCCATGGAAATATGGGGACTGGCTGGAATTGCCCGTAATGAAATGGAAGGAGTGGTGCTAACCGGTTCAGTGGGATCCATGCAGGACCCCTTTGATTTTTTCGGTGCCTTGAAGGATGAAGTGGAAAATATTGGAGAAGTGGTAATGCTACCTCCCACCTCAGGCTCTGTGGGTAGTGCCCAGATTGCAAAGGCTGTATTTGAAGGTACAGTTGACATACTGGGAATAGGAGTACACTCAGAACAAGATTAA
- the surE gene encoding 5'/3'-nucleotidase SurE, translated as MTILITNDDGVNSSGIIAAKKAAEKLGKTLVVAPATQQSGIGHALTLFEPIRVTSTTMNDGSAAHMVSGTPTDAVIIGIFQIADEKPDLIISGINIGENLGKSELTTSGTIGAAMEAAVHGIPALSVSLQVTRGDIKFHDGHVDIDFSHAQKMTERVARMILKKGLPEGVDFLNLNIPSQPESDRIMLTRLGERMYRVHIKERLDPRGRPYYWIDGDSVEDDDVGTDVHTLKRERCATLTPISLDATSPLDLMDGWNKI; from the coding sequence ATGACCATTCTCATCACAAATGATGATGGAGTTAACTCCTCAGGAATCATCGCCGCTAAAAAAGCAGCGGAAAAACTTGGCAAAACACTTGTAGTTGCACCTGCCACTCAGCAAAGTGGAATTGGTCACGCTTTAACTCTTTTTGAACCGATTAGAGTTACAAGTACAACTATGAATGATGGTAGTGCGGCCCACATGGTTTCTGGAACACCTACTGATGCGGTAATCATAGGTATCTTTCAGATCGCTGATGAAAAGCCTGATTTAATTATATCCGGAATTAATATAGGTGAAAACCTCGGAAAATCAGAGCTAACGACCTCTGGAACAATTGGAGCTGCCATGGAAGCAGCAGTTCACGGTATTCCTGCACTTTCAGTTTCATTGCAGGTAACCAGGGGGGATATCAAGTTCCATGATGGTCACGTGGATATAGACTTTTCCCATGCACAAAAAATGACGGAAAGAGTTGCCAGAATGATCTTAAAAAAAGGTCTGCCTGAAGGGGTTGATTTTTTAAACCTGAACATTCCATCTCAACCGGAAAGTGACCGTATCATGCTCACCCGTTTAGGTGAAAGAATGTACCGGGTGCATATCAAGGAACGCTTGGACCCCCGGGGAAGACCATACTACTGGATTGATGGTGATTCTGTGGAGGACGATGATGTGGGTACCGATGTACATACTCTTAAGCGTGAAAGATGTGCAACACTAACTCCAATTTCTCTGGATGCTACCTCACCTTTGGATTTGATGGATGGCTGGAATAAAATATAA
- a CDS encoding restriction endonuclease produces the protein MGELDKNRLVRFMARVMEESGFKVYRNFQTSRHIIDIYGVLPTILGDIGVVVACKNYDDRWEVGLDVLKEMEMVGKTLKASKIVVVTTSYFTKSAVNYADRRNIKIIDKDGLMTLAKKFSAQHDEYGGVGVYDDEEGIGEGVGSGTPEVTEEYTPSSNTSSSFPKTSSSPGFFSRGKGSLDRAKNSRSFSMPETPGLKPLLTNTISLIIIVFALSSLITYFISMGYTNTAILGIAKILISAVLSYGLVMAIERDVTKTLSKGTIVFFVSLLIYVIMIMAL, from the coding sequence GTGGGGGAATTGGATAAAAACAGATTAGTCAGATTCATGGCAAGGGTAATGGAGGAATCAGGCTTCAAGGTCTACCGTAACTTCCAGACTTCCCGACACATCATTGACATCTACGGCGTTCTACCCACCATCCTTGGAGATATTGGGGTGGTTGTAGCCTGTAAAAACTATGATGACCGCTGGGAAGTAGGTCTTGACGTTTTGAAGGAGATGGAAATGGTGGGAAAAACCCTGAAAGCCTCCAAGATCGTGGTAGTTACCACCTCTTACTTCACCAAAAGCGCGGTAAACTATGCTGACCGTAGGAACATCAAAATTATTGATAAAGACGGGTTAATGACACTGGCCAAGAAATTTTCCGCCCAGCACGATGAATACGGTGGAGTCGGGGTATACGATGATGAAGAAGGAATAGGGGAAGGAGTAGGATCAGGAACTCCTGAGGTAACCGAAGAGTACACGCCTTCATCAAATACATCTTCTTCATTTCCCAAAACATCTTCTTCTCCTGGTTTCTTCAGCAGGGGAAAAGGTAGTTTAGATAGGGCAAAAAATTCAAGATCATTCTCCATGCCTGAGACTCCAGGGCTTAAACCCCTCTTAACCAATACAATATCCCTAATAATCATTGTATTCGCACTTTCATCCCTTATAACCTATTTTATCAGCATGGGATATACAAATACTGCTATTTTAGGAATCGCCAAAATATTAATTTCCGCAGTATTATCTTATGGACTGGTAATGGCTATTGAGCGTGACGTGACAAAAACTCTCAGTAAAGGGACAATAGTGTTCTTCGTTTCCCTCCTGATCTATGTAATCATGATCATGGCCCTTTAA
- the ilvE gene encoding branched-chain-amino-acid transaminase, with product MAFDESGKIWFNGEFVDWKEAKVHALSHVVHYGSSVFEGIRCYNTKKGPAVFRLIEHVKRLYNSAKIYRMEIPYSHEDFCQAILDTIKINQLDACYIRPAIFRGYAELGVYPLNCPVESIIAVWAWGKYLGEEALENGVDVGVSTWRRMAPNTMPNMAKAGSNYMNSQLAKMEAVSNNYDEAIMLDYHGMVSEGSGENIFIIKEGVLHTPPRASSLLDGITRNSIITLAREMGLEVKEEEIPREMLYIADELFLTGTAAEVTPIRSVDRITVGDGKRGEITKQLQERFFAILDGDAEDNHGWLTFI from the coding sequence ATGGCCTTTGACGAGTCGGGAAAAATATGGTTCAACGGAGAGTTCGTTGATTGGAAGGAAGCAAAAGTTCACGCATTATCACACGTAGTCCATTACGGATCAAGTGTTTTTGAGGGAATACGTTGTTATAATACCAAAAAAGGCCCGGCAGTGTTCCGGTTAATAGAACATGTAAAACGTCTCTATAACTCAGCCAAGATATACCGCATGGAAATTCCTTACTCCCATGAAGATTTCTGTCAGGCCATTCTGGACACCATCAAGATTAACCAGCTTGACGCGTGCTATATACGCCCTGCAATCTTCAGAGGTTATGCTGAACTGGGAGTTTATCCCCTGAACTGTCCAGTAGAGTCTATAATTGCTGTCTGGGCCTGGGGAAAGTACCTGGGAGAAGAGGCTCTGGAAAACGGAGTGGATGTTGGTGTGTCCACCTGGCGCCGTATGGCCCCCAATACCATGCCTAACATGGCCAAGGCTGGTTCCAACTACATGAACAGTCAGCTGGCAAAAATGGAAGCAGTATCCAATAATTATGATGAGGCCATTATGCTGGACTACCATGGAATGGTCAGTGAAGGCAGTGGCGAAAACATCTTCATTATAAAGGAGGGAGTCCTGCACACCCCACCACGTGCTTCTTCATTACTAGATGGTATCACCAGAAATTCCATAATCACCCTGGCCAGAGAAATGGGCCTGGAAGTTAAAGAAGAGGAAATACCCCGGGAGATGCTTTACATTGCTGATGAACTCTTTTTAACCGGTACTGCAGCAGAAGTCACCCCCATCAGATCGGTTGACCGGATAACTGTTGGTGATGGAAAACGGGGTGAAATAACCAAACAATTACAGGAACGTTTCTTCGCTATTTTAGATGGTGACGCTGAGGATAATCATGGATGGTTAACTTTTATTTAA
- a CDS encoding undecaprenyl-diphosphate phosphatase codes for MDIIQAIIMGMVQGLTEFLPVSSSAHLVIVPELMGVQSSLAFDTLLHVGTLVAVVGYFWKDILAMIKAFVSSIIDLFHGNFKEGIKEDPFKRLTWLVAVGTIPAGLMGVLFKDQFESLFSSVTSVGFFLLVTGFILWGAEWIAKRNSDKEGKEIKEVSFTNSLVIGLFQGFAIAPGISRSGSTIAAGLFSGLNRKLAAKYSFLLSIPAILGAALIQTKDIVSFGSDLGVLIGGFVSAMIFSYLAVKFMMGYIQKHSLIVFSYYCWFVGALTIIISMVWA; via the coding sequence ATGGATATTATTCAAGCAATCATAATGGGCATGGTACAGGGATTAACTGAATTTCTGCCAGTGAGCAGTTCAGCCCACTTGGTTATAGTGCCGGAATTAATGGGGGTTCAATCGAGTCTGGCTTTTGACACCCTTTTGCATGTTGGTACGCTGGTAGCAGTGGTTGGTTACTTCTGGAAGGATATTCTAGCTATGATAAAAGCATTCGTGTCCAGTATAATAGATCTTTTCCATGGAAACTTCAAAGAGGGTATAAAAGAAGATCCATTTAAACGGCTGACCTGGCTGGTAGCGGTGGGTACCATCCCCGCAGGCCTGATGGGTGTGTTGTTCAAAGATCAGTTCGAAAGCCTCTTCAGCTCGGTTACCTCCGTGGGTTTCTTCCTTCTTGTAACCGGGTTTATTCTGTGGGGTGCAGAATGGATTGCGAAAAGAAACAGTGACAAGGAAGGTAAAGAAATTAAAGAGGTATCATTTACCAATTCCCTAGTCATCGGCCTATTCCAGGGATTCGCCATTGCCCCGGGAATATCCCGTTCAGGATCCACCATTGCAGCTGGTCTGTTTTCCGGGCTGAATCGAAAATTAGCAGCTAAATACAGTTTTTTACTATCCATACCGGCCATATTAGGCGCGGCACTGATTCAAACCAAAGATATAGTTAGTTTTGGTTCTGACCTTGGTGTTTTGATAGGCGGTTTTGTATCAGCGATGATATTCAGTTACCTGGCAGTTAAATTCATGATGGGATACATCCAGAAACACAGCCTCATTGTGTTTTCATACTACTGCTGGTTTGTAGGTGCGCTGACCATTATAATTTCAATGGTCTGGGCATAA
- a CDS encoding ABC transporter permease, which produces MSRIITDLKYSFIEIFNDKINIILQFIFPTILFLLLGNVLGGLGSQLQNNAASGMNYFDFLLPGILAFFIMTATQMAAGTIVHYRKSGVFRKLSTTPISNMEWIAARIIMWTILILLTLAVAMFAAWLIIGVHINVNLISLLLMVAGTALFAGLGILIANFIKNEEALLTVTLTIMGITSLVSGTFIPVETMSWPLQYLAKISPLTYLSEGLRSSMITGNTGDAITDLAIVAVLGIILFGVGAATFSWKED; this is translated from the coding sequence ATGTCAAGAATTATCACCGACCTTAAATACAGTTTTATAGAAATTTTTAATGACAAAATAAATATTATTCTTCAATTTATATTCCCAACTATTCTGTTCCTGTTGTTAGGGAATGTACTGGGAGGTCTGGGAAGCCAGTTACAGAATAATGCAGCTTCTGGCATGAACTATTTTGATTTTCTGCTTCCAGGAATACTGGCCTTTTTTATTATGACTGCCACACAAATGGCTGCAGGGACCATTGTCCACTACCGTAAGTCCGGGGTGTTTCGAAAGCTTTCAACAACACCAATTTCAAATATGGAATGGATTGCTGCAAGGATCATTATGTGGACTATCTTAATACTTCTTACACTGGCTGTAGCTATGTTTGCGGCATGGTTGATAATTGGCGTACATATAAATGTTAACCTGATAAGCCTGCTACTAATGGTCGCTGGAACTGCATTGTTTGCAGGGCTGGGCATACTCATTGCCAATTTTATTAAAAATGAAGAGGCTTTACTGACTGTTACGTTAACGATAATGGGCATAACATCTCTTGTTTCAGGGACTTTCATACCGGTAGAGACCATGTCTTGGCCACTGCAGTATCTAGCAAAAATATCTCCTCTAACCTACTTAAGCGAGGGTCTGAGAAGCTCCATGATTACCGGAAATACAGGAGATGCCATCACTGATCTGGCAATCGTTGCAGTACTCGGAATCATACTGTTTGGAGTAGGAGCAGCGACATTTAGTTGGAAAGAGGATTAA
- a CDS encoding ABC transporter ATP-binding protein, whose protein sequence is MVNNVIEAKSLVKNYGDFTAVNNISFNVKKGEVFAFLGPNGAGKTTTVEMMECLKSLTAGSIKILGNDIKNDEIEIKRRIGVLPQDFGAFQLLTVYQNIDYFAQMYPKHVEVDDLIKMLGLKDKRDILFGYLSGGLKQRVGIAISLVNDPEIVFLDEPTTGLDPKARRDVWAAIKDLKARGKTIILTTHYMEEAQNLADRVCILHNGRIIAEGTPEDLIGRYGGDKMLIIRKCSETAKNELINTIQEYAIDGDNVLVKLSGENDMKIISKAASIIDTGKSTCEELYVKKATLEDVFLNLTGDKLIEGGK, encoded by the coding sequence ATGGTAAATAATGTGATTGAAGCTAAATCTCTTGTAAAAAATTATGGTGATTTCACTGCTGTAAACAATATATCCTTTAATGTGAAAAAAGGTGAAGTTTTCGCATTTTTAGGTCCTAACGGTGCAGGTAAGACCACGACAGTTGAAATGATGGAATGTCTTAAAAGTTTAACCGCAGGATCTATAAAAATTTTGGGAAACGACATAAAAAATGATGAGATAGAAATTAAACGAAGGATTGGTGTTCTTCCGCAGGATTTCGGTGCATTTCAATTGCTAACAGTTTACCAAAACATTGATTATTTCGCTCAGATGTATCCAAAACACGTTGAAGTGGATGATCTTATTAAAATGCTGGGTTTGAAGGATAAACGAGACATACTATTTGGATATCTTTCAGGCGGCCTTAAACAGCGTGTAGGAATTGCCATATCTCTAGTAAACGATCCTGAAATAGTTTTTTTGGATGAACCAACCACCGGACTTGACCCAAAAGCAAGAAGAGACGTATGGGCTGCAATAAAAGACCTAAAAGCTCGTGGTAAAACAATAATTCTTACAACTCATTATATGGAGGAGGCTCAAAATCTCGCTGATAGAGTGTGCATATTACACAACGGTAGAATTATTGCTGAAGGAACGCCTGAAGACTTAATAGGTCGTTATGGTGGGGATAAAATGCTCATTATCAGAAAATGTAGCGAAACAGCGAAAAATGAACTTATTAATACTATTCAGGAATACGCAATTGATGGTGATAATGTATTGGTGAAATTGTCTGGTGAAAATGATATGAAAATTATATCTAAGGCAGCTTCCATCATTGATACAGGTAAATCAACCTGTGAGGAATTATACGTTAAAAAAGCAACGCTTGAAGATGTATTTTTAAATTTAACTGGTGATAAACTCATTGAAGGAGGAAAATAA
- a CDS encoding polymer-forming cytoskeletal protein, whose product MKERIGDLKINGQSSSAGGNYNDVIVNGEGRIAGDLDCIKLKINGRCDINGNVKAESVEVYGSNSIKGNLEAERAKIHGTADVNGNLSVNKAEIHGSIDVDGDCNAEIFNIAGTFAIEGLLNAGELKLSLYGASRAREIGGEKITVKRKGKYDLLGLKSRIMSSKELTVDTIEGDDIYLENTQAKVVRGNNIEIGPGCEIELVEYKNGFKKDENAEVGTHKKTQ is encoded by the coding sequence ATGAAAGAAAGGATAGGAGACTTAAAAATCAATGGTCAGTCAAGTTCTGCTGGAGGAAATTACAACGATGTAATTGTAAATGGAGAAGGGAGAATAGCTGGTGATTTGGACTGTATCAAATTGAAAATTAATGGGCGATGTGATATAAATGGCAATGTAAAAGCTGAATCGGTTGAGGTGTACGGCAGTAATTCAATCAAAGGAAATCTTGAAGCAGAAAGAGCGAAAATTCATGGGACGGCTGACGTTAATGGGAATCTATCTGTAAACAAGGCAGAGATCCATGGAAGTATTGATGTTGATGGGGATTGTAATGCCGAAATTTTCAACATAGCAGGAACATTTGCTATCGAGGGACTTTTAAACGCTGGTGAATTAAAACTTAGTTTATATGGGGCATCTAGAGCACGTGAAATAGGCGGCGAGAAAATCACAGTTAAAAGAAAAGGAAAATATGATTTATTGGGTCTAAAAAGCAGGATTATGTCTAGTAAAGAACTTACGGTAGATACAATCGAAGGAGATGACATCTATCTTGAGAATACTCAGGCCAAAGTTGTGAGGGGAAATAACATAGAAATAGGGCCTGGTTGTGAAATTGAACTTGTAGAATACAAGAATGGCTTCAAAAAGGATGAAAATGCCGAAGTAGGAACTCATAAAAAGACACAATGA
- a CDS encoding YhbD family protein produces the protein MVEDLISKKELLKVTGISYGQLYRWKRKNLIPEEWFIKKSTFTGQETFFPKARIMDRIKKIKSMKGDVSLDDLADMFSPNLMERVLESGKLVEQNIVSKTTMDFYTQKRGEVEKFAFEKMLYLYILDKMFESGKINIEEGEMILKLLEGEYTKFKGNGGELLFLRKLGISSCCLVSSVCDIYFENSMKIIEKVNLSDLIEELKIKID, from the coding sequence ATGGTAGAAGACCTAATTTCGAAAAAAGAATTATTAAAAGTAACTGGAATATCTTATGGCCAGTTATATCGCTGGAAAAGAAAAAATCTCATACCTGAAGAGTGGTTCATTAAAAAGTCTACATTTACAGGTCAGGAAACCTTCTTTCCAAAAGCTAGAATAATGGATAGAATTAAAAAGATAAAAAGCATGAAAGGAGATGTATCTCTGGATGATCTGGCAGATATGTTTTCTCCAAACTTAATGGAAAGAGTGCTTGAAAGCGGAAAATTAGTGGAACAGAACATTGTTTCGAAAACAACCATGGACTTTTATACCCAGAAGCGAGGCGAGGTAGAAAAATTTGCCTTTGAGAAAATGCTTTATTTATATATTTTAGATAAAATGTTTGAATCTGGAAAAATCAATATTGAAGAGGGTGAAATGATATTAAAGCTTTTAGAGGGGGAATATACTAAATTTAAGGGAAATGGTGGAGAACTACTTTTCTTACGTAAGCTTGGAATTTCAAGCTGCTGTTTAGTTTCAAGTGTTTGTGATATTTACTTTGAAAACAGCATGAAAATCATTGAAAAAGTAAATCTTTCGGATTTAATCGAGGAATTAAAAATTAAAATAGATTAA